One genomic window of Moorella glycerini includes the following:
- a CDS encoding DUF401 family protein produces the protein MEGLKLLLVFGLMMVLLGRRAPLGPVMLGSSLLLAALYHTGPVTFLGMAWQATKSPATLELEVILALIMLFEHLLGEQGYLEGMLQGLHGLIRNRRVVMALLPAFIGLMPSAGGALFSAPLVGQAAARTSIAAEEKSFINYYYRHIWEYFLPLYPGVLLASRLSGIPLPHLIAALAPYGLLVILLGIPALRRIKIVAEEGEREVVPAGHHAPARELFLSVLPVLVVVVLVLVFRVEVGLAVGLVLLVLLVWHQYTPRQFWHLCREAIAVKTLLMVWGVMLFKEVLVDTRAVDGLTSLLAMLPVPGFMIFGLISFLVGMLTGLTVAYVGIAFPIVMAAAGGQMNLPLTVFIFIAGFTGNMLTPMHLCLALTVDFFKADLRKVLRMMVGPEAALLAVAIAAYLVL, from the coding sequence TTGGAAGGCCTTAAGCTGTTACTGGTGTTCGGTTTAATGATGGTGCTCCTGGGGCGGCGGGCGCCCCTGGGGCCGGTGATGCTTGGCAGTTCGCTCCTCCTGGCCGCCCTTTACCACACCGGTCCCGTTACTTTCCTGGGCATGGCCTGGCAGGCCACCAAAAGCCCGGCCACCTTAGAACTGGAGGTTATCCTGGCCCTCATCATGCTCTTTGAACACCTCCTGGGAGAGCAGGGTTACCTGGAGGGGATGCTGCAGGGGCTACATGGTCTTATTCGTAACCGGCGCGTGGTGATGGCCCTGTTGCCGGCCTTTATCGGCCTCATGCCTTCGGCAGGGGGCGCGCTGTTTTCCGCTCCCCTGGTGGGGCAGGCGGCGGCGCGTACCTCCATAGCTGCAGAAGAAAAAAGTTTTATCAATTACTACTACCGGCATATCTGGGAGTACTTCCTGCCCCTCTACCCCGGGGTCCTACTGGCCTCCCGCCTCAGCGGGATCCCCCTTCCCCACCTGATTGCCGCCCTGGCCCCCTATGGCCTGCTGGTGATCTTGTTGGGTATACCGGCCCTCAGGCGGATTAAAATTGTAGCGGAGGAAGGGGAAAGGGAGGTGGTACCGGCCGGTCACCACGCCCCGGCCCGGGAACTCTTCCTCAGCGTCCTGCCGGTACTGGTGGTAGTGGTCCTGGTACTGGTTTTCCGGGTTGAGGTAGGCCTGGCGGTGGGCCTGGTTCTCCTGGTGCTGCTGGTGTGGCACCAATACACGCCCCGGCAATTCTGGCACCTGTGCCGGGAGGCAATAGCAGTAAAGACCCTCCTCATGGTGTGGGGGGTAATGCTTTTCAAGGAAGTACTGGTAGATACGCGGGCGGTGGATGGCCTGACTTCTTTGCTGGCCATGCTGCCGGTACCCGGCTTTATGATTTTCGGCCTTATCAGTTTTCTGGTAGGTATGCTGACCGGCCTGACGGTGGCCTACGTCGGGATAGCCTTTCCCATTGTAATGGCTGCTGCGGGCGGCCAGATGAACCTGCCACTTACTGTATTTATATTTATCGCCGGCTTTACCGGGAACATGTTAACCCCCATGCACCTCTGCCTGGCCCTCACCGTGGACTTCTTCAAGGCCGACCTGCGCAAGGTGCTCAGGATGATGGTTGGCCCGGAAGCGGCACTCCTGGCGGTAGCTATTGCCGCGTATTTAGTTTTGTAA
- a CDS encoding DUF6485 family protein, producing MAQCNLQANKERCTCTYEPCSRKGKCCECITYHRKYGELPGCLFPPEIERTYDRSIERFIACNSRA from the coding sequence ATGGCACAGTGCAATCTGCAAGCCAATAAGGAAAGGTGCACCTGTACCTATGAACCCTGCAGCCGCAAGGGTAAATGCTGCGAATGTATAACCTATCATAGGAAATATGGAGAGTTGCCTGGCTGTCTCTTTCCACCGGAAATAGAGAGAACTTATGATCGCAGTATTGAACGCTTTATAGCTTGTAATAGTCGTGCCTAA
- a CDS encoding flavin reductase family protein, with the protein MSNVEITRALGKIACPCGLVGVKKGEKHDLTTVAWFTQQSSNPPQVMVSLHPHRYVLELLDAAGEFVLSILADDQEDIAAFCGTHSGRDVDKIKELGLATEPAAMVTTPRVKDALANLECRVSGRYQKGDHVIIVGQVVAANVSNDKKPLLYYEHNIAHWDQ; encoded by the coding sequence ATGAGCAATGTTGAGATTACCCGCGCCCTGGGCAAGATCGCCTGCCCCTGTGGCCTGGTGGGTGTCAAAAAAGGGGAGAAACACGACCTGACCACCGTGGCCTGGTTTACCCAGCAATCCTCCAACCCGCCCCAGGTAATGGTGTCCCTTCACCCCCATCGCTATGTGCTGGAACTGCTGGATGCCGCCGGGGAGTTTGTTCTTTCCATCCTGGCCGATGACCAGGAGGATATTGCTGCCTTCTGCGGCACCCATTCGGGGCGGGATGTCGATAAAATTAAGGAACTTGGTCTTGCTACCGAACCGGCGGCGATGGTTACCACTCCCAGGGTAAAAGATGCCCTTGCCAACCTGGAGTGTAGGGTCAGCGGCCGTTACCAGAAGGGGGATCATGTAATTATTGTCGGCCAGGTGGTGGCGGCCAATGTCAGCAATGATAAAAAACCCCTTCTCTACTATGAACATAATATCGCTCACTGGGACCAGTAA
- a CDS encoding pseudouridine synthase, giving the protein MAVKERQRLDKLLASMGFGTRKEIKKLIKEKKVQVNGELARDPGLHVLPGRDYIEVNGEPIEYRQYIYLMLNKPRGVLSATDDRFAKVVVDLLPPRYRAYHPFPVGRLDKDAEGLLLLTNDGKLAHQLLSPRKHVPKTYYAVVCGMVTETDVESFHQGVILHDGYRTMPGELKILRPGPESEVELTIYEGKYHQVKRMFAAVGKKITYLKRIAMGPLVLDKLLKPGEYRELTAEEISRLRKLNPPG; this is encoded by the coding sequence ATGGCGGTTAAAGAGCGGCAGCGCCTGGATAAATTGCTGGCCAGCATGGGGTTTGGTACGCGTAAAGAGATTAAGAAGTTGATAAAAGAAAAAAAAGTGCAGGTCAACGGCGAGTTGGCCAGAGACCCGGGATTACATGTTTTGCCCGGCCGTGATTACATTGAGGTAAACGGCGAACCCATAGAGTATAGACAGTACATCTATTTAATGCTAAATAAGCCGCGAGGTGTCCTATCCGCCACTGATGATAGATTTGCGAAAGTAGTAGTTGACCTGCTCCCTCCCCGGTATCGTGCCTATCATCCGTTCCCTGTAGGGCGGTTAGACAAAGATGCAGAGGGATTGCTTTTACTTACCAATGACGGCAAGCTGGCCCATCAGCTCCTGTCACCCAGAAAACATGTGCCCAAAACGTATTATGCCGTGGTATGCGGAATGGTTACAGAAACAGATGTGGAATCATTTCACCAGGGGGTAATCTTGCATGACGGCTACCGTACCATGCCTGGCGAGTTAAAGATTCTTCGCCCCGGACCGGAATCGGAGGTTGAACTTACCATTTATGAAGGAAAATATCATCAGGTAAAGCGCATGTTTGCCGCTGTAGGCAAGAAAATAACCTATCTTAAGCGGATTGCCATGGGGCCTTTAGTACTGGATAAACTATTAAAGCCAGGGGAGTATCGTGAATTGACGGCAGAAGAAATCAGCAGGCTGCGGAAATTAAACCCGCCAGGATAG
- the truD gene encoding tRNA pseudouridine(13) synthase TruD, producing MKLKVIPEDFMVRELARLPVREKGPYRLYLLEKKGWNTIDLLMCLARAHHLPYRLFAYGGLKDRHAHTFQYVTVKHASDLTTEETNFSLRSAGYMDRPMGPDLLEGNEFAITLRALNAAEVSRISRRVDEVRGFGYPNYYDDQRFGSMDRQMGLMAERLLKRHYNGSLQIYLTGIYPEEKREARERKLFFREHWGDWATCLTRAKTTMECRMFSLLAEKPKAYIDALQMIPGEELSLLFSAYQSFLFNELLRRILQELGLDLTAVRGVAGPYLFYRRLERKELAYLQSLFLPLAASRMEFPDARTERLFAAILEERGIKRSSFNLRRVRQAFFKSTPREAVVFPGDFRLQPAEPDDLYPGRQKMRLFFKLPRGSYGTMLIKRLTMPL from the coding sequence ATGAAATTAAAGGTAATCCCCGAGGATTTCATGGTCCGGGAACTGGCCAGACTGCCTGTCCGCGAAAAGGGTCCTTATCGGCTGTACCTTTTGGAAAAGAAGGGATGGAATACCATTGATCTTTTAATGTGCCTGGCCAGGGCCCATCACCTTCCCTACCGTCTTTTTGCTTACGGGGGTTTGAAGGACAGGCACGCCCACACCTTCCAGTACGTCACGGTGAAGCATGCTAGTGACTTAACCACTGAAGAAACAAACTTTTCCCTGCGAAGCGCAGGTTACATGGACAGGCCCATGGGGCCAGACCTCCTGGAGGGAAACGAATTTGCCATCACCCTCCGCGCTCTCAACGCGGCGGAGGTATCCCGCATCAGCCGCCGGGTTGATGAGGTGCGGGGTTTCGGCTACCCTAATTACTATGACGACCAGCGTTTTGGCAGCATGGACCGCCAGATGGGCCTTATGGCCGAAAGGCTGCTGAAAAGGCACTATAACGGCAGCCTGCAGATCTACCTTACCGGTATTTACCCGGAAGAAAAAAGAGAGGCCAGGGAACGCAAGCTCTTTTTCCGCGAGCACTGGGGGGATTGGGCGACGTGTCTAACGCGTGCCAAAACTACGATGGAATGCAGGATGTTTTCCCTGCTGGCAGAGAAACCGAAGGCCTACATAGATGCCCTGCAGATGATCCCGGGAGAAGAGCTCTCGCTTCTTTTTTCGGCCTACCAGAGTTTTCTTTTTAACGAGCTTTTACGCAGGATTTTGCAGGAACTGGGGCTTGATCTTACGGCTGTACGCGGAGTGGCCGGACCCTATCTTTTTTACCGGCGCCTGGAAAGAAAAGAGCTTGCCTATTTGCAGTCTCTTTTCCTGCCGCTGGCTGCCAGCCGCATGGAGTTTCCCGATGCCCGCACCGAGCGGCTCTTTGCGGCCATCCTGGAGGAAAGAGGCATCAAGCGCAGCAGTTTCAACCTGCGCAGGGTCCGGCAGGCCTTTTTTAAGTCGACGCCCAGGGAGGCCGTAGTTTTTCCCGGCGATTTTCGTTTGCAGCCCGCGGAGCCTGATGACCTTTACCCCGGCAGGCAGAAAATGCGCCTTTTCTTCAAGCTGCCGCGGGGGAGCTACGGGACAATGCTGATCAAGAGGCTGACCATGCCATTATGA
- a CDS encoding cupin domain-containing protein: protein MLRRAQEMREEIVTGLRGGKGYVEIVHILEESKNEFNGKGRLFARFTLNPGASIGWHQHSGDSEAYYILSGQGIVNDNGTESIVKAGDMILTKNGEYHSIINNGEEDLVFIALILFA from the coding sequence ATGTTAAGAAGAGCCCAAGAAATGAGAGAGGAAATAGTTACCGGTTTAAGAGGTGGCAAAGGTTACGTCGAAATAGTTCACATCCTGGAAGAAAGTAAAAATGAATTCAATGGAAAGGGAAGACTATTTGCCAGGTTTACCCTTAACCCGGGTGCTTCAATTGGCTGGCACCAGCACAGCGGCGATTCTGAAGCTTATTACATACTCAGCGGACAGGGAATAGTAAATGACAACGGGACGGAATCCATCGTTAAGGCCGGCGATATGATTCTTACAAAAAATGGTGAATATCACTCGATAATCAATAACGGTGAAGAAGATCTGGTGTTCATCGCGTTAATTTTGTTCGCATAA
- a CDS encoding helicase-related protein, whose protein sequence is MTDLMETPLQGKGLRSRRWLLSYRTSSTLIDGRPVDMLHDFYVPALRLAVRYDRVAGYFRSSSLAAASMGFSAFVGRGGKMRLIVGADLEPEDVRAILAGDRERLAARLNGELDRAGSWPQGVRNGVTLLAWMVAHGYLEVRVAFRVHKETGEPLPLDAVDDGYVHEKWFVLYDEFGNRLYGAGTLNESKTALILNAENIDVHCDWWGETDRRRVDEAVEAFENLWMGKVPHLPVLTLPEAVRRRLIRFAEGIDFPVEVNGTRAATGVAAPPAVMERLRFAILRDAPKMPGGRFVGMETAPVEPWPHQAIVVRRLVETWPHSYLLCDEVGLGKTIEAGLAFRSLYLAGLVKRILIAAPASLTRQWHRQMAAKMLLSFGLARTTPETAHEYIFPAAETWPARSLYEPDLVIVSTGLLARRERAEALSLAAPFDIALVDEAHALRRHNPAAGCGVHPDFGLLYTVTNNYLRRRARSLWLATATPMQIHPVEVCDLLALTNRVGAFQFDPALTLQYYELLGRLMDGQEPGELEWEFLRRAVKAVPVQDPMLWRFIEESVIDGRIRATLHQWLEYGRVPRGRDRQLMYRLLFSVSPLSRVMLRHTRRLLEIYRDRGQLRQNLPRRHILSLPRIEFTPLERRIYDELEKYCQGLTRQIQARGDHQAQQMMSFLLSFLRLRFASSLYALRETLQRRLRKVEATLRHQLVTEAGDSGLAALQELVYESEDENDLEAAESLLKDRTPADLEWERERLQEMINHMADLSGPSSKMKELLNVLDQRRDRQAGRIRQVVVFTRFFDTLKDIVARLRQADPWMRIGTYSGQGGEYFDAGTGRMVAVDREEVKERFLRGEVDVLVCTDAAAEGLNLQTADLLINFDLGWNPMKIEQRVGRIDRIGQQHQDIYVLNLCYAGSAEEIVYGRLLSRLAKANLIVGTQQVSLLPVEPEEFRQLAEGTLTQEELEARARKRLEEQRRRTKSMEINPQELYEIYMRLAGAGDRRPAPVNLAAIWEALKESRYLRDLGCVVADEDGKPVLTLAGIEGVPEGAVLTVSRELYEEGLAGGGGRVHFASYGDPFFERILEYLNGFELPGCVRRLAVPVPWLDGAEVVGYAAVCRGPGGSREVRLILSWRDLENLQLLEEEILTAAEVEPLREKLAQIVLEEFNHYSVADRIERENIRAARAQEMLDFLVIQSLLNSRAQFAGEGALFWPVLREVASLFDKRDKILVTDLPADALKPVAGDLLFGCKVPVVGDTASLLAPRILARAAMDAASRLADGMKERKSELRVAAVLARLQREAEARRLSS, encoded by the coding sequence ATGACGGATCTGATGGAAACCCCTTTACAAGGTAAAGGCCTGCGGTCCCGCCGCTGGCTCCTGTCCTATAGGACATCTTCTACCCTGATCGACGGCCGCCCGGTCGACATGCTGCACGATTTCTACGTGCCCGCCCTCCGCCTGGCGGTGCGGTACGATCGCGTGGCCGGGTACTTTCGTTCGTCCTCCCTGGCCGCCGCCTCGATGGGCTTCTCCGCCTTTGTCGGCCGGGGGGGCAAGATGCGCCTTATCGTCGGTGCCGACCTGGAACCCGAAGACGTGAGGGCCATTTTGGCCGGGGACAGGGAGCGGCTGGCGGCGAGATTGAACGGCGAGCTCGACCGGGCCGGCTCCTGGCCGCAGGGGGTGCGAAACGGCGTAACGCTCCTCGCCTGGATGGTGGCCCACGGCTATCTTGAGGTGCGGGTGGCCTTCCGGGTGCATAAAGAAACCGGCGAGCCGCTACCCCTGGACGCCGTGGACGACGGCTATGTCCACGAAAAGTGGTTTGTCCTGTACGATGAATTCGGCAATCGGCTGTACGGGGCCGGGACGCTGAACGAATCGAAAACAGCCCTTATCCTGAACGCTGAAAATATTGACGTCCACTGCGATTGGTGGGGCGAGACGGACCGCCGGCGGGTCGACGAAGCTGTCGAAGCCTTTGAGAACCTGTGGATGGGTAAAGTCCCCCACCTGCCGGTGCTGACCCTGCCGGAAGCGGTCCGGCGCCGCCTGATCCGGTTCGCGGAGGGAATAGACTTTCCGGTAGAGGTGAACGGCACGCGGGCTGCAACCGGGGTGGCGGCACCGCCTGCGGTCATGGAACGGCTGCGCTTCGCCATCTTACGCGACGCGCCGAAGATGCCCGGCGGCCGCTTCGTGGGTATGGAGACCGCGCCTGTAGAGCCGTGGCCGCACCAGGCCATCGTGGTGCGCCGGCTGGTTGAAACCTGGCCCCACTCCTACCTCTTGTGCGATGAGGTCGGCCTGGGGAAGACCATCGAGGCGGGGCTCGCCTTCCGTTCCCTGTACCTGGCGGGCCTGGTGAAACGCATCCTTATTGCCGCACCGGCGAGCCTCACCCGGCAGTGGCACCGCCAGATGGCGGCGAAGATGCTGCTCTCCTTTGGCCTGGCGCGCACCACGCCGGAAACCGCGCACGAGTATATCTTCCCGGCGGCAGAGACCTGGCCGGCGAGATCCCTTTATGAGCCGGACCTGGTGATCGTCTCGACGGGGCTCCTCGCCCGCCGCGAGCGGGCGGAAGCCCTTTCCCTTGCGGCGCCCTTCGACATTGCCCTGGTGGATGAAGCCCACGCCCTCCGGCGGCATAACCCTGCGGCCGGCTGCGGGGTGCACCCGGACTTTGGACTTCTCTATACTGTCACCAATAATTACCTGCGCCGCAGGGCGCGCAGCCTGTGGCTGGCCACGGCCACCCCCATGCAGATCCATCCCGTGGAAGTATGCGACCTGCTGGCGCTGACCAATCGTGTGGGCGCCTTCCAGTTTGATCCGGCCCTGACATTGCAGTACTATGAACTCCTGGGCCGGCTCATGGACGGGCAGGAGCCCGGGGAGCTGGAATGGGAATTCCTGCGGCGGGCTGTAAAGGCAGTGCCCGTGCAGGACCCCATGCTCTGGCGCTTTATCGAGGAAAGCGTCATTGACGGGCGCATCCGGGCAACGCTGCACCAGTGGCTGGAGTACGGCCGGGTTCCCCGCGGCAGGGACCGCCAGTTAATGTACCGTTTGTTATTCAGTGTTTCCCCCCTTTCCCGGGTGATGCTCAGGCATACCCGGCGGTTGCTTGAGATTTACCGCGACCGTGGGCAGCTACGGCAAAACCTCCCCCGGCGCCATATCCTTTCCTTACCCCGGATCGAGTTTACGCCCCTGGAACGTCGCATTTACGATGAGCTGGAGAAATACTGCCAGGGTCTGACCAGGCAAATCCAGGCTCGCGGCGACCACCAGGCGCAGCAAATGATGAGCTTCCTGCTGAGCTTCCTGCGGCTGCGGTTCGCGTCCAGCCTCTACGCCCTGCGCGAAACGCTGCAGCGCCGCCTGCGCAAGGTCGAAGCCACCCTGCGGCACCAGCTCGTGACGGAAGCAGGCGATTCCGGCCTCGCCGCGCTGCAGGAGCTGGTCTATGAAAGTGAGGACGAAAACGACCTTGAGGCGGCAGAATCCCTGCTTAAAGATCGCACCCCGGCCGATCTGGAATGGGAGCGGGAGCGGCTGCAGGAAATGATCAACCACATGGCCGACCTGAGCGGGCCCTCCTCGAAGATGAAAGAACTTTTAAATGTGCTCGACCAGCGTCGCGACCGGCAGGCCGGGCGCATCCGCCAGGTTGTCGTCTTTACCCGTTTCTTCGATACCCTCAAGGATATCGTCGCCCGCCTGCGCCAGGCCGACCCCTGGATGCGCATCGGCACCTATTCCGGCCAGGGGGGCGAGTATTTCGATGCGGGCACAGGCCGCATGGTTGCCGTCGACCGCGAAGAGGTAAAAGAGCGGTTCCTGCGCGGCGAGGTCGACGTGCTGGTGTGCACGGACGCCGCGGCGGAAGGCCTGAACCTGCAGACCGCCGACCTGCTCATCAACTTCGATCTGGGCTGGAACCCCATGAAAATCGAGCAGCGGGTCGGGCGGATTGACCGCATCGGCCAGCAGCACCAGGATATCTACGTCCTTAATCTCTGCTATGCCGGCAGCGCCGAGGAGATTGTGTACGGGCGGCTGCTGTCCCGCCTGGCTAAGGCCAACCTGATCGTCGGCACCCAGCAGGTCTCCCTACTGCCGGTGGAACCGGAGGAGTTCCGCCAGCTGGCCGAGGGGACGCTGACCCAGGAAGAGCTGGAGGCGCGCGCCCGGAAACGGCTCGAGGAGCAGCGCCGGCGCACGAAGAGCATGGAAATCAACCCGCAGGAACTTTACGAGATTTACATGCGACTGGCCGGGGCCGGCGACCGGCGGCCGGCGCCGGTAAACCTGGCGGCGATATGGGAGGCCCTGAAAGAGTCGCGGTACCTGCGCGACCTGGGGTGTGTCGTCGCAGACGAGGACGGAAAGCCCGTGCTGACCCTGGCGGGCATTGAGGGCGTTCCGGAGGGAGCAGTCCTTACCGTTTCCCGTGAGCTTTACGAGGAAGGGCTGGCCGGGGGTGGAGGACGTGTGCATTTTGCCTCGTATGGTGACCCATTTTTTGAGCGTATTTTAGAATACTTGAATGGTTTCGAGCTTCCCGGATGCGTGCGGCGGCTGGCCGTCCCCGTTCCCTGGCTGGATGGTGCTGAGGTAGTGGGCTATGCGGCAGTCTGCCGGGGACCTGGCGGCAGTCGCGAGGTCCGGCTTATCCTGTCATGGAGGGATCTCGAGAACCTGCAGCTCCTGGAGGAGGAGATCCTTACGGCGGCAGAGGTTGAGCCGCTACGCGAAAAGCTGGCACAGATAGTCCTGGAGGAATTCAATCACTATTCGGTGGCAGATCGGATTGAACGTGAAAATATCCGTGCCGCGCGAGCGCAGGAGATGCTCGATTTTCTGGTGATTCAAAGCCTGCTTAACTCCAGGGCGCAGTTTGCTGGGGAGGGAGCGCTTTTCTGGCCCGTCCTGCGCGAGGTTGCTTCTCTATTCGACAAGCGCGACAAGATCCTTGTTACCGACCTGCCGGCAGATGCCCTGAAACCCGTCGCCGGCGACTTGCTTTTCGGCTGCAAGGTGCCGGTTGTGGGTGACACGGCCAGCCTTTTAGCGCCGCGCATCCTGGCCCGGGCGGCCATGGACGCCGCCAGCCGCCTGGCGGACGGCATGAAGGAGCGCAAGAGCGAGCTCCGGGTCGCTGCCGTGCTGGCGCGCCTGCAGCGCGAAGCCGAGGCCAGGCGGCTTTCCTCATAA